Genomic DNA from Urocitellus parryii isolate mUroPar1 chromosome 5, mUroPar1.hap1, whole genome shotgun sequence:
acaaaatctCTGGGACCACAccaactttttaaaaggaaatatttagtttagctcacagtttcagaggtttaggaTGGTGACTTGGCTCTgtttgctttgggcctgtggtagcaCAGTATATCATAGTAGGAACATGTATGAAGGAGGCCTTTTGACCATGTGGCAGCTGGGAagtaaagagaaaggaagagaatgacATGCCCATATCCCCTCAGAGCACATTCCCAACTTCCTTCCACTAAGcgccacttcttaaaggttctaccacttcAAGATAGCACTACAgtttggagaccaagccttcaacacataggACCTGGGGGGACATTCAGGATTCAAACTGTAGCATCCTCCTTACCATCCAACATGCTTCTAGGCTGTCCCTTCCCAAGTCAGAATAACAAGCATAGTTGACCCAAGATTTCAAATTAAACATCAGTAAAAATGTGTCCCTGCTGCTCTCATACCtatgaaaatgtaaatgtatGAAATCAAGTTGAAAATCcaaagtgaaattatttttgttgataGTTTTGTCTTTGGCTTATTCATGACCCTCCTACTCTGCAGAGGATGCTTCTAaaaccttcaaaaaaaaatttttttttcagttcaatcCTGTACAGTAGACTGACTCCATGCCCACCAGGCACTGATTTTTCCTTCTTGTGGGAAATGGTGCTGGTGATGATAAGGTTGGACATTAGGCAATGGAGGATGGGGAGTGGAAAGATGGTTGGGAAGCTGGGGGGCCCCATGGTGAGGACAATAGTACATGTTGTCCCTCCTACTTCAATAATAACATATATCACTCCCACTTCAGTTTATCAGcagagaataaaaaagacaaaagatatttAGTCTTCAAGAGATCTGGGAGAGGACATGTAGGACAAAATCAAAGCTTCAACAGAAATGCATCAGTCCAAATGAATCAGCTAGAGGGGCACACAGCAAGCAGAAGCCACAGATCAGAGGCTGGGACCAGGCCAAAGCAGGAGGGTTAGACTCAGAAGGGAAGTGGTCATGTCTCAGAAGAGTCCCCAAGCAGTAGAACCCACCCTGGGAGCTTTTCCAAGCTGCCTGCAAACTGAAGTGTGGGTGTGGAGTGTAGCCAAGGGAATCAccagccccttcctgcccagTGTGGAACCTGACACCAGCTTGTACCTGCACAGGATGTTCAAACCCATCCCTACTAAAACTGCCACCTCTACTTCCTCCCCAATACACACCCCTTCCAATTCCTTTAGAATCAGAGCTGATGTTCCACTGATGGATgcagttttttcttaaatttacataGCAATTTGTGAGGGGTTTTGTAGGCTTTCAAAAAGATTTCCTTTACTTCAATTAAACAGGcaatacacttaaaaatactaTGAGGCTGGGTATGGttgctcatgcctgtaatcccagcagctcaagaggctgaggcaggaggatcctgagttcaaagtcagcctcagcaaaagtgaggcactaaacaactcagtggagcagtgtctctaaataaaataccaaaaaaaaaagggggctggggatatgactcagtggtcaagtgcccctgagttcaagccccagtaccaaaaaaaaaaaaaaaaaaaaaaaaaagaagaagaagaagaagaaaaagaagaagaatatgagaagaggaaattgagtgtgagaagaagaagaggaggaggaggaggaggagagaaaattgaGTGTGAGAATAACTTCTTagcagaaatatttttactaGTTCTAATACCAGCTTAGCCAAAGTTAGCTGCAAATGCAGAAATTCCCATGCACATCAGAGATActtataagtatttatttatttaacagatgAATCAttttgtgctactgagaaaatTACATAATGTGTTCTTGGTGTACATATAGCAAAATAAACTCAGGGGGCAAGCCTGGAAATCCTGCTTCTATTTACAAGCAAAATCGTGGATAGGCTTGGAACTCAGGTACACTTGATAAGCTCTGACTCTGCTACCTGGTGACTGTGGTAACCCAGGCAAGCCACTTCGCATCCATAAGCATTTGCTTTCTCATCTGCACAATGGGAATAGTATCCATCAGCCACCAGGGATGAGGAGAACAGACAGAGGGCTAGGCAAGGGCCAGACCCAATTTCCACCTGGAGTGAATGGCACAGCCACGGTGGTGAGCAGGGGCCaaaccctctctccctcctcaatCCCTTGCTGCAAAGGTTTGGCCTTTCAGCACCCTCCTCTACTATGAGCTCTTTCCATGAAGAAGTCTTGAGAGTAACTTGTAGGCAACTGTCATGGCCCGCCACCAAGCCTTTCCCCATCCCTGTCTTTACCCTTTGCCCTCTAAATAAGGGAGCCAGCACTGCCAGGCCAAGAACTGCTGCCCAATATGGGTCCTGGGTggcttctgcctccctcttcccctgggctcccagccagctcccccctcccccagagaTGCTCCCTGCTAACTTCATTCCTGCCTCATAGTTGGAATGACAGTGGCTCCCAGAATCCCTGGGGAGTGGAGAGGGTGATGGGGGTCTGGGGAGGCAGCCAGGCCCAGGAGCAGGTTAATGTTACAGTCCTGGATAAGTGAGCTGGGCCAGCTGACGTCAGGGGGATGATGGGTGGAGGGGAGGGCCGGGCTGCTGAACTATAAAGATAGGTCAAATCAAATAGTATCACCTCGGGACCGAGCAAGCGGCAAGCTAGAGAGCGTCCCTAAGCCATGGTCCCTACCGGCCGCGGCTCAGCCTGGGTCCCTCTGCTCTCAACCCGAGTGCCCGAAGCAGGCTTTGGTTTCATGTCAGCAGCCCTCATCTGCCTTCCAAAAATAAGCCCCTGCCGCCATGCTGAGGGGAGAAAAACAAGAAGGGCGGTATTTTTAGGGCCATTAATTCTGACCACGTGCCTGAGAGGCAAGGTGGATGGCCCTGGGACAGAGGCTGTTCATCACTATGTCCCGGGGAGCAGGACGTCTTCAGGGCACGCTGCAGGCTCTCGTCTTCCTAGGCGTCCtagtgggcatggtggtgccctCGCCTGCAGGCACCCGCGCCAACAGTACGCTGCTGGACTCGAGAGGCTGGGGCACCCTGCTATCCAGGTCTCGAGCTGGGCTTGCTGGAGAGATCGCCGGGGTGAACTGGGAAAGCGGCTATTTGGTGGGAATCAAGCGGCAGCGGAGACTCTACTGCAACGTGGGCATCGGCTTTCACCTCCAGGTGTTCCCCGACGGCAGAATCAGTGGAACCCACGAGGAGAACCCCTACAGTGAGTGACTACTGCAGCCAGATGGGACATTTGGGGATTTGGGCTCTAGCAGAACTAAAAGATGAAGGGGTCTTGCTTGGTGGATGGAGCCCTACTATAAAGGGGGAGAAATGTTGTGCACTGCTTAGATGACTTGGTTGGACCCTACCTGGGTGCAAACTCAATATGCTGAGATCTGAGCATCTTGGTGGCCTTTGCCATCATCCTAGGCAGTCCCTGTGACACTAATTACTTCAGCATTTCTGGCCCATCTGAGGCCTTGTAAGACCCCTAGGGACCATCAGCCTAGAAAACCATGGGGCAGCAGTGGGGAGACTGACTAAGGATACTTG
This window encodes:
- the Fgf6 gene encoding fibroblast growth factor 6 isoform X2 — translated: MALGQRLFITMSRGAGRLQGTLQALVFLGVLVGMVVPSPAGTRANSTLLDSRGWGTLLSRSRAGLAGEIAGVNWESGYLVGIKRQRRLYCNVGIGFHLQVFPDGRISGTHEENPYSLLEISTVERGVVSLFGVKSALFVAMNSKGRLYTTPSFQEECKFRETLLPNNYNAYESDLYRGTYIALSKYGRVKRGSKVSPIMTVTHFLPRI